A stretch of Vespa velutina chromosome 8, iVesVel2.1, whole genome shotgun sequence DNA encodes these proteins:
- the LOC124951034 gene encoding cytosolic carboxypeptidase-like protein 5 isoform X2: protein MAENINCGGFVFYNNFDSANLAKVELVRVSEICNIAISENESKSCKSLNSDETFDYEFNLWTKYDCHGTEYQNNNRTWFYFGVKACAPGICVRFNIVNLNKQVRMFSQGMCPVYKIIPGQLHWERIHDRPTYKVDQTSSDFTLSFTYYTPENQKAVTYFAFTYPFSYTDLQNYLKKIDIRMAKHYVTSIDDIYYHRECAIKSLEGRRLDVLTISSYHNILNVREDRFDNMFPEKHEERPFKFLDKKVVFISARVHPGETPSSFVLNGFLKFLLNREDQIALHLRRIYVFKLIPMLNPDGVAKGHYRMDTKGVNLNRMYLNPSENDHPTIYAARNLIRYYHHSYNIIEEQLSLEIESTCIKNKNNIKMKEIQHLRTNVICNTPTRLLQRVKLMTLNERAKSDTGVKYECMFTSNNLDNTCCGGQELFSDTHEYQNILKDKYTDKTMSQSESNDLSKSSTESGLYLYIDLHGHASKKGVFMYGNHFTDSEDTIMCMLLPKLMSINNPNFHFSSCNFAERNMYLIDKRDGMSREGSGRVAVYKMTGLIRSYTLECNYNSGRLVNIIPARIRDGISKTTNHLFVPPKYTPAVFEAVGAALGPSILDLTNNNPNSRLPNSQYRSLRGVRSYLKLTQMNSLSASCNKSAYKRKSRHKSIHNHISGS, encoded by the exons ATGGCTGAAAATATTAACTGTGGTGGTTttgtattttacaataattttgattCTGCTAATTTGGCTAAAGTTGAGTTGGTAAGAGTATCAGAGATATGTAATATAg CAATTTCtgaaaatgaaagtaaatcCTGCAAAAGTTTAAATTCTGATGAGACATTtgattatgaatttaatttgtgGACAAAGTATGATTGCCATGGAACAGAATATCAAAACAATAATCGAACATGGTTTTATTTTGGTGTTAAGGCATGTGCTCCAGGTATTTGCGTCAGATTCAACAtagttaatttaaataaacaagttAGAATGTTCAGTCAAGGAATGTGTccagtatataaaataataccagGACAACTTCATTGGGAACGGATCCATGATAGACCAACatataaa GTTGATCAAACCAGTAGTGACTTTACGCTatcttttacttattatacCCCAGAAAATCAAAAGGCTGTAACATATTTTGCTTTCACTTATCCTTTTTCATACACTGATTTACaaaactatttaaaaaaaattgacataaGAATGGCAAAACACTATGTGACAAGCATTGATGACATATATTATCACAGGGAATGTGCAATAAAATCATTAGAAGGTCGTAGATTAGATGTTTTGACAATAAGTTCTTACcacaatatattaaatgtaagaGAGGATAGATTTGATAACATGTTTCCAGAGAAACATGAAGAAAGACCTTTCAAATTTTTGGATAAgaaa gttGTCTTTATAAGTGCAAGGGTACATCCAGGTGAAACACCATCCAGTTTTGTACTGAATGGGTTTCTGaagtttcttttaaatcgaGAAGATCAAATAGCTCTTCATTTACGTCGCATATATGTATTCAAGTTAATACCAATGCTTAATCCTGATGGTGTAGCTAAAGGACATTATCGGATGGATACTAAAGGAGTAAATCTCAATAGGATGTATTTAAATCCTTCTGAAAATGATCATCCTACAATATATGCAGcaagaaatttaataag atattatcatcattcttataatataatagaagaaCAATTATCTTTGGAAATAGAAAGTACatgtataaagaataaaaacaatatcaaaatgaaagagatacaACATCTACGTACTAATGTTATATGTAATACACCTACAAGATTACTACAACGG GTAAAATTAATGACATTAAATGAAAGAGCTAAATCTGATACAGGAGTTAAATATGAGTGTATGTTCACATCAAATAACTTGGATAATACATGTTGTG GTGGACAAGAATTATTTAGCGATACACacgaatatcaaaatatattaaaagacaAATATACTGATAAAACAATGAGTCAATCTGAGTCAAATGATCTTTCTAAATCATCCACTGAATCTGgtctctatttatatattgatctTCATGGTCATGCCTCAAAGAAAGGTGTATTCATGTATGGAAATCATTTTACCGATTCAGAAGATACTATTATGTGTATGCTTCTGCCAAAATTGATGTCCATTAACAAtccaaattttcatttttcatcatGTAATTTTGCAGAGAGAAATATGTACCTTAT TGATAAAAGAGATGGTATGTCAAGAGAGGGTTCGGGTCGAGTAGCAGTGTATAAAATGACAGGCCTCATACGTAGTTATACTCTCGAATGTAATTACAATTCTGGTCGCTTAGTAAATATTATACCTGCCAGAATTCGTGATGGTATTAGTAAAACAACGAATCATTTGTTTGTACCTCCTAAATATACTCCAGCAGTGTTTGAAGCG GTAGGAGCAGCATTAGGACCTTCTATCCTTGATCttactaataataatcccAACAGTCGATTACCAAACAGTCAATATCGTTCATTAAGAGGTGTAAGATCTTATTTGAAGTTAACGCAAATGAATAGTCTTTCTGCATCATGCAATAAATCTGCGTATAAG AGAAAATCACGACATAAAAGTATACACAATCATATTTCTGGATCATGA
- the LOC124951034 gene encoding cytosolic carboxypeptidase-like protein 5 isoform X1 yields MAENINCGGFVFYNNFDSANLAKVELVRVSEICNIAISENESKSCKSLNSDETFDYEFNLWTKYDCHGTEYQNNNRTWFYFGVKACAPGICVRFNIVNLNKQVRMFSQGMCPVYKIIPGQLHWERIHDRPTYKVDQTSSDFTLSFTYYTPENQKAVTYFAFTYPFSYTDLQNYLKKIDIRMAKHYVTSIDDIYYHRECAIKSLEGRRLDVLTISSYHNILNVREDRFDNMFPEKHEERPFKFLDKKVVFISARVHPGETPSSFVLNGFLKFLLNREDQIALHLRRIYVFKLIPMLNPDGVAKGHYRMDTKGVNLNRMYLNPSENDHPTIYAARNLIRYYHHSYNIIEEQLSLEIESTCIKNKNNIKMKEIQHLRTNVICNTPTRLLQRVKLMTLNERAKSDTGVKYECMFTSNNLDNTCCGGQELFSDTHEYQNILKDKYTDKTMSQSESNDLSKSSTESGLYLYIDLHGHASKKGVFMYGNHFTDSEDTIMCMLLPKLMSINNPNFHFSSCNFAERNMYLIDKRDGMSREGSGRVAVYKMTGLIRSYTLECNYNSGRLVNIIPARIRDGISKTTNHLFVPPKYTPAVFEAVGAALGPSILDLTNNNPNSRLPNSQYRSLRGVRSYLKLTQMNSLSASCNKSAYKVNFRLNNESKILESNITSCVLS; encoded by the exons ATGGCTGAAAATATTAACTGTGGTGGTTttgtattttacaataattttgattCTGCTAATTTGGCTAAAGTTGAGTTGGTAAGAGTATCAGAGATATGTAATATAg CAATTTCtgaaaatgaaagtaaatcCTGCAAAAGTTTAAATTCTGATGAGACATTtgattatgaatttaatttgtgGACAAAGTATGATTGCCATGGAACAGAATATCAAAACAATAATCGAACATGGTTTTATTTTGGTGTTAAGGCATGTGCTCCAGGTATTTGCGTCAGATTCAACAtagttaatttaaataaacaagttAGAATGTTCAGTCAAGGAATGTGTccagtatataaaataataccagGACAACTTCATTGGGAACGGATCCATGATAGACCAACatataaa GTTGATCAAACCAGTAGTGACTTTACGCTatcttttacttattatacCCCAGAAAATCAAAAGGCTGTAACATATTTTGCTTTCACTTATCCTTTTTCATACACTGATTTACaaaactatttaaaaaaaattgacataaGAATGGCAAAACACTATGTGACAAGCATTGATGACATATATTATCACAGGGAATGTGCAATAAAATCATTAGAAGGTCGTAGATTAGATGTTTTGACAATAAGTTCTTACcacaatatattaaatgtaagaGAGGATAGATTTGATAACATGTTTCCAGAGAAACATGAAGAAAGACCTTTCAAATTTTTGGATAAgaaa gttGTCTTTATAAGTGCAAGGGTACATCCAGGTGAAACACCATCCAGTTTTGTACTGAATGGGTTTCTGaagtttcttttaaatcgaGAAGATCAAATAGCTCTTCATTTACGTCGCATATATGTATTCAAGTTAATACCAATGCTTAATCCTGATGGTGTAGCTAAAGGACATTATCGGATGGATACTAAAGGAGTAAATCTCAATAGGATGTATTTAAATCCTTCTGAAAATGATCATCCTACAATATATGCAGcaagaaatttaataag atattatcatcattcttataatataatagaagaaCAATTATCTTTGGAAATAGAAAGTACatgtataaagaataaaaacaatatcaaaatgaaagagatacaACATCTACGTACTAATGTTATATGTAATACACCTACAAGATTACTACAACGG GTAAAATTAATGACATTAAATGAAAGAGCTAAATCTGATACAGGAGTTAAATATGAGTGTATGTTCACATCAAATAACTTGGATAATACATGTTGTG GTGGACAAGAATTATTTAGCGATACACacgaatatcaaaatatattaaaagacaAATATACTGATAAAACAATGAGTCAATCTGAGTCAAATGATCTTTCTAAATCATCCACTGAATCTGgtctctatttatatattgatctTCATGGTCATGCCTCAAAGAAAGGTGTATTCATGTATGGAAATCATTTTACCGATTCAGAAGATACTATTATGTGTATGCTTCTGCCAAAATTGATGTCCATTAACAAtccaaattttcatttttcatcatGTAATTTTGCAGAGAGAAATATGTACCTTAT TGATAAAAGAGATGGTATGTCAAGAGAGGGTTCGGGTCGAGTAGCAGTGTATAAAATGACAGGCCTCATACGTAGTTATACTCTCGAATGTAATTACAATTCTGGTCGCTTAGTAAATATTATACCTGCCAGAATTCGTGATGGTATTAGTAAAACAACGAATCATTTGTTTGTACCTCCTAAATATACTCCAGCAGTGTTTGAAGCG GTAGGAGCAGCATTAGGACCTTCTATCCTTGATCttactaataataatcccAACAGTCGATTACCAAACAGTCAATATCGTTCATTAAGAGGTGTAAGATCTTATTTGAAGTTAACGCAAATGAATAGTCTTTCTGCATCATGCAATAAATCTGCGTATAAGGTAAATTTCcgtttaaataatgaaagtaaaattttagAAAGTAATATAACATCATGCGTTTtatcttaa
- the LOC124951034 gene encoding cytosolic carboxypeptidase-like protein 5 isoform X3 has translation MFSQGMCPVYKIIPGQLHWERIHDRPTYKVDQTSSDFTLSFTYYTPENQKAVTYFAFTYPFSYTDLQNYLKKIDIRMAKHYVTSIDDIYYHRECAIKSLEGRRLDVLTISSYHNILNVREDRFDNMFPEKHEERPFKFLDKKVVFISARVHPGETPSSFVLNGFLKFLLNREDQIALHLRRIYVFKLIPMLNPDGVAKGHYRMDTKGVNLNRMYLNPSENDHPTIYAARNLIRYYHHSYNIIEEQLSLEIESTCIKNKNNIKMKEIQHLRTNVICNTPTRLLQRVKLMTLNERAKSDTGVKYECMFTSNNLDNTCCGGQELFSDTHEYQNILKDKYTDKTMSQSESNDLSKSSTESGLYLYIDLHGHASKKGVFMYGNHFTDSEDTIMCMLLPKLMSINNPNFHFSSCNFAERNMYLIDKRDGMSREGSGRVAVYKMTGLIRSYTLECNYNSGRLVNIIPARIRDGISKTTNHLFVPPKYTPAVFEAVGAALGPSILDLTNNNPNSRLPNSQYRSLRGVRSYLKLTQMNSLSASCNKSAYKVNFRLNNESKILESNITSCVLS, from the exons ATGTTCAGTCAAGGAATGTGTccagtatataaaataataccagGACAACTTCATTGGGAACGGATCCATGATAGACCAACatataaa GTTGATCAAACCAGTAGTGACTTTACGCTatcttttacttattatacCCCAGAAAATCAAAAGGCTGTAACATATTTTGCTTTCACTTATCCTTTTTCATACACTGATTTACaaaactatttaaaaaaaattgacataaGAATGGCAAAACACTATGTGACAAGCATTGATGACATATATTATCACAGGGAATGTGCAATAAAATCATTAGAAGGTCGTAGATTAGATGTTTTGACAATAAGTTCTTACcacaatatattaaatgtaagaGAGGATAGATTTGATAACATGTTTCCAGAGAAACATGAAGAAAGACCTTTCAAATTTTTGGATAAgaaa gttGTCTTTATAAGTGCAAGGGTACATCCAGGTGAAACACCATCCAGTTTTGTACTGAATGGGTTTCTGaagtttcttttaaatcgaGAAGATCAAATAGCTCTTCATTTACGTCGCATATATGTATTCAAGTTAATACCAATGCTTAATCCTGATGGTGTAGCTAAAGGACATTATCGGATGGATACTAAAGGAGTAAATCTCAATAGGATGTATTTAAATCCTTCTGAAAATGATCATCCTACAATATATGCAGcaagaaatttaataag atattatcatcattcttataatataatagaagaaCAATTATCTTTGGAAATAGAAAGTACatgtataaagaataaaaacaatatcaaaatgaaagagatacaACATCTACGTACTAATGTTATATGTAATACACCTACAAGATTACTACAACGG GTAAAATTAATGACATTAAATGAAAGAGCTAAATCTGATACAGGAGTTAAATATGAGTGTATGTTCACATCAAATAACTTGGATAATACATGTTGTG GTGGACAAGAATTATTTAGCGATACACacgaatatcaaaatatattaaaagacaAATATACTGATAAAACAATGAGTCAATCTGAGTCAAATGATCTTTCTAAATCATCCACTGAATCTGgtctctatttatatattgatctTCATGGTCATGCCTCAAAGAAAGGTGTATTCATGTATGGAAATCATTTTACCGATTCAGAAGATACTATTATGTGTATGCTTCTGCCAAAATTGATGTCCATTAACAAtccaaattttcatttttcatcatGTAATTTTGCAGAGAGAAATATGTACCTTAT TGATAAAAGAGATGGTATGTCAAGAGAGGGTTCGGGTCGAGTAGCAGTGTATAAAATGACAGGCCTCATACGTAGTTATACTCTCGAATGTAATTACAATTCTGGTCGCTTAGTAAATATTATACCTGCCAGAATTCGTGATGGTATTAGTAAAACAACGAATCATTTGTTTGTACCTCCTAAATATACTCCAGCAGTGTTTGAAGCG GTAGGAGCAGCATTAGGACCTTCTATCCTTGATCttactaataataatcccAACAGTCGATTACCAAACAGTCAATATCGTTCATTAAGAGGTGTAAGATCTTATTTGAAGTTAACGCAAATGAATAGTCTTTCTGCATCATGCAATAAATCTGCGTATAAGGTAAATTTCcgtttaaataatgaaagtaaaattttagAAAGTAATATAACATCATGCGTTTtatcttaa
- the LOC124951035 gene encoding sodium/bile acid cotransporter 7-like isoform X1: MIHLHYKQHTKIQQKKQNKLFQRYSFFFSMLLCMLLATVQPYLGGTIGIASGNFIVWYFAVPLTYLEAGLLCTPHSLYMALRNGYLILFVMVFMYGVMPFLAKLGTYLLIHSKVNIWLLKGMEVLYCMPPPFTSSLALCQLAQADLPTSVITTLIGHLGGFFLSPILLYFVLGASTPPLVGVNVKEIIYSTLLPLIIGMVLQFYVVNPNVCSIIGIGRYSQGLLLIIAYYWFSDAVSADVSSLQAIDILLCILIACIAQLFTCCLYWGLCSRWLPRNTLLAALFVSTHKSVGLGSWILRSTYHGSAQGPAVNLPLSILPVAQLVLGTLLASWIAPQYSLKN, encoded by the exons ATGATACATTTGCATTATAAACAACATACAAAAATACAAcagaaaaagcaaaataaattatttcagagATATagctttttcttctccatGCTCTTGTGTATGTTACTTGCCACTGTTCAACCATATTTAGGAGGTACAATCG GTATAGCAAGTGGCAATTTTATTGTTTGGTATTTTGCAGTGCCACTAACATATTTAGAGGCAGGATTATTATGTACTCCACATTCTCTTTATATGGCACTAAGAAATGGTTACCTGATATTATTTGTGATGGTTTTTATGTATGGTGTAATGCCCTTTTTGGCTAAGCTTGGAACATATTTGTTAATACATTCTAAAGTGAATATATGGCTTCTTAAAGGAATGGAA GTATTGTATTGTATGCCACCACCGTTTACTTCCAGTCTAGCACTTTGTCAATTAGCACAAGCTGATTTACCAACTAGTGTGATTACTACTTTAATAGGACATTTAgggggtttttttttatctccaattcttctatattttgtg TTAGGAGCGTCTACTCCACCTTTAGTTGGTGTTAATGTCAAAGAGATTATATATAGTACTCTATTACCTCTAATTATTGGAATGGTATTACAGTTTTATGTAGTAAACCCTAATGTTTGCTCTATAATCGGTATTGGACGATATTCTcaaggattattattaatcatagcATATTACTGGTTTTCTGATGCAGTTTCTGCAGATGTGTCATCTTTGCAAGCTATAgacatattattatgtatactaATTG cTTGCATCGCACAACTCTTCACATGCTGTCTATATTGGGGTTTATGTTCTCGATGGTTACCTAGAAATACTCTTTTAGCAGCATTATTTGTTAGTACTCACAAATCAGTTGGTCTTGGAAGCTGGATTTTACGAAGTACATATCATGGATCTGCTCAAGGTCCAGCAGTGAATTTACCACTTTCAATCTTACCTGTTGCACAACTCGTGCTAGGTACTTTATTAGCAAGTTGGATTGCTCCacaatattcattaaaaaatt
- the LOC124951035 gene encoding sodium/bile acid cotransporter 7-like isoform X3 — protein MIHLHYKQHTKIQQKKQNKLFQRYSFFFSMLLCMLLATVQPYLGGTIVPLTYLEAGLLCTPHSLYMALRNGYLILFVMVFMYGVMPFLAKLGTYLLIHSKVNIWLLKGMEVLYCMPPPFTSSLALCQLAQADLPTSVITTLIGHLGGFFLSPILLYFVLGASTPPLVGVNVKEIIYSTLLPLIIGMVLQFYVVNPNVCSIIGIGRYSQGLLLIIAYYWFSDAVSADVSSLQAIDILLCILIACIAQLFTCCLYWGLCSRWLPRNTLLAALFVSTHKSVGLGSWILRSTYHGSAQGPAVNLPLSILPVAQLVLGTLLASWIAPQYSLKN, from the exons ATGATACATTTGCATTATAAACAACATACAAAAATACAAcagaaaaagcaaaataaattatttcagagATATagctttttcttctccatGCTCTTGTGTATGTTACTTGCCACTGTTCAACCATATTTAGGAGGTACAATCG TGCCACTAACATATTTAGAGGCAGGATTATTATGTACTCCACATTCTCTTTATATGGCACTAAGAAATGGTTACCTGATATTATTTGTGATGGTTTTTATGTATGGTGTAATGCCCTTTTTGGCTAAGCTTGGAACATATTTGTTAATACATTCTAAAGTGAATATATGGCTTCTTAAAGGAATGGAA GTATTGTATTGTATGCCACCACCGTTTACTTCCAGTCTAGCACTTTGTCAATTAGCACAAGCTGATTTACCAACTAGTGTGATTACTACTTTAATAGGACATTTAgggggtttttttttatctccaattcttctatattttgtg TTAGGAGCGTCTACTCCACCTTTAGTTGGTGTTAATGTCAAAGAGATTATATATAGTACTCTATTACCTCTAATTATTGGAATGGTATTACAGTTTTATGTAGTAAACCCTAATGTTTGCTCTATAATCGGTATTGGACGATATTCTcaaggattattattaatcatagcATATTACTGGTTTTCTGATGCAGTTTCTGCAGATGTGTCATCTTTGCAAGCTATAgacatattattatgtatactaATTG cTTGCATCGCACAACTCTTCACATGCTGTCTATATTGGGGTTTATGTTCTCGATGGTTACCTAGAAATACTCTTTTAGCAGCATTATTTGTTAGTACTCACAAATCAGTTGGTCTTGGAAGCTGGATTTTACGAAGTACATATCATGGATCTGCTCAAGGTCCAGCAGTGAATTTACCACTTTCAATCTTACCTGTTGCACAACTCGTGCTAGGTACTTTATTAGCAAGTTGGATTGCTCCacaatattcattaaaaaatt
- the LOC124951035 gene encoding sodium/bile acid cotransporter 7-like isoform X2 — translation MIHLHYKQHTKIQQKKQNKLFQRYSFFFSMLLCMLLATVQPYLGGIASGNFIVWYFAVPLTYLEAGLLCTPHSLYMALRNGYLILFVMVFMYGVMPFLAKLGTYLLIHSKVNIWLLKGMEVLYCMPPPFTSSLALCQLAQADLPTSVITTLIGHLGGFFLSPILLYFVLGASTPPLVGVNVKEIIYSTLLPLIIGMVLQFYVVNPNVCSIIGIGRYSQGLLLIIAYYWFSDAVSADVSSLQAIDILLCILIACIAQLFTCCLYWGLCSRWLPRNTLLAALFVSTHKSVGLGSWILRSTYHGSAQGPAVNLPLSILPVAQLVLGTLLASWIAPQYSLKN, via the exons ATGATACATTTGCATTATAAACAACATACAAAAATACAAcagaaaaagcaaaataaattatttcagagATATagctttttcttctccatGCTCTTGTGTATGTTACTTGCCACTGTTCAACCATATTTAGGAG GTATAGCAAGTGGCAATTTTATTGTTTGGTATTTTGCAGTGCCACTAACATATTTAGAGGCAGGATTATTATGTACTCCACATTCTCTTTATATGGCACTAAGAAATGGTTACCTGATATTATTTGTGATGGTTTTTATGTATGGTGTAATGCCCTTTTTGGCTAAGCTTGGAACATATTTGTTAATACATTCTAAAGTGAATATATGGCTTCTTAAAGGAATGGAA GTATTGTATTGTATGCCACCACCGTTTACTTCCAGTCTAGCACTTTGTCAATTAGCACAAGCTGATTTACCAACTAGTGTGATTACTACTTTAATAGGACATTTAgggggtttttttttatctccaattcttctatattttgtg TTAGGAGCGTCTACTCCACCTTTAGTTGGTGTTAATGTCAAAGAGATTATATATAGTACTCTATTACCTCTAATTATTGGAATGGTATTACAGTTTTATGTAGTAAACCCTAATGTTTGCTCTATAATCGGTATTGGACGATATTCTcaaggattattattaatcatagcATATTACTGGTTTTCTGATGCAGTTTCTGCAGATGTGTCATCTTTGCAAGCTATAgacatattattatgtatactaATTG cTTGCATCGCACAACTCTTCACATGCTGTCTATATTGGGGTTTATGTTCTCGATGGTTACCTAGAAATACTCTTTTAGCAGCATTATTTGTTAGTACTCACAAATCAGTTGGTCTTGGAAGCTGGATTTTACGAAGTACATATCATGGATCTGCTCAAGGTCCAGCAGTGAATTTACCACTTTCAATCTTACCTGTTGCACAACTCGTGCTAGGTACTTTATTAGCAAGTTGGATTGCTCCacaatattcattaaaaaatt